TAATACTGAATGGATAATGGTTTTGTTCCCCTATGAGTTGGGAATAATGGTAAGACTTCTTCAGCTAGTTCTTGTATCGTTTCTAAAGCAGGACGTTTAGTAAACTGGATTCCAAGTGCCGCATGATTAACTCCGATTGATTGCCATTCTTCTAGAAGCTGAATTAACCCTTTTCTTCCTGTTTTAAGGATGAAACCTCCTCGAAGTGGCGTACGAGGATAATCAGGGTCATCTACTAAATCAATCCATTCATTTGTTACGTGAGGACGAAAGACTCCATTAGGAATTATTCTTGAACGCCAGTTTTCTATCTTTGATTTCAATTGCATCACACCTTCTGTCGTTGCAGTTGATGTAGGGTAACTTAACCACCCATCGGCATGCTCTCCAATCCAATCCATCGATTGTTTGCTAGATCCAGTAACCAATAATGGAATCGTATTGCTTACAGGTTTAGGTAATAATTGGGAACTTTGTTTAATTAGTCCAAGGGATGATTGTATAACCTGATTTTCTTTGGATGATACTAGCGAACGAAACATAGAAACAGTTTCTCTAAAACGTTCACCGCTAGTATTAATATCAATACCATAAGCAGGGTATTCTACTGGCCGATCGCCAGATGCTATGCCTAGAACTAAACGACCTCCTGATAATTGATCAATTGTTGTAGCGGCTTTTGCTAAGTCGACAGGATGCCTTAAAGGAAATACCAAACTTCCTGTAGCCAATGTGATTTGTTTTGTTTTAGCAGCAAGATAAGCCAAATAGCTGAAGGTATCAAAAACTTGACCTGCATCACCAAAACTAGGATCAAATAAAGGTACATCCCTAGTCCAAACAGTTGCGAAATTCTTTTGATCTATTAAGGAAACTAAATCAGATTGTCCTTCTAATGCTTTCATATTTCCTTCATAAAATCGCAATGGAAGGAAAATACCAATAGTCAATTTATTTTCAGCAAACATGCGATTGTATCCAATATGATTACTAAAGTCTCTATTTAATTCTTCTTTCATATGTAGCTATTTTTTTGTTGTTTCTTAATTTAGAAAAGACAAAATTATACATTAAAAACAGGTACATGTCCCTATATATCTGCATTAATTAGGTATATTTATAACATGAAAAAGAAAAATATTCATGCGCCTTATGAAATTCTTATTGAAAAAGTTGACGAATGTCCTTTAAGGGATGTTGAATTCAATTATTTCCAAATTGTTTATGTAGTTTCAGGAAATGGAAGACAATGGGTTGATAATCGAGTAACACCTTATGCAGCGGGAGATATGTTTTTACTCACACCAATGAGCAAATACTCTTTTGATGTGGATACAACTACAGAATTCTTATTAATAAAATTTAATAATATTTATATTCACGATAAAAAAATAGGGTTAGATAATATACAGAGACTTGAATTTATTTTAAATAATGCGGAGTTAAATATAGGATGCGTGCTTAATAGGCAGTCAGATAGACAAGTAGTTGGTACAATTGCTGAAATAATGAGAAATGAGATTGCAAATGAAACTATTTATGGTAAGGATTTAATCCAGCAATTAATGAATACACTAATAGTTCTTGTTGCCCGAAACATGGTTGTTGATTTGCCAGATGGAATTAAAGAAACTACAGATAAAAAAATCACCAAAATATTGCAATATATTCAAACCAATATCTATAGCCCCAATCAATTAAGAATAGCCATAATTAGTGAGAAATTTAATTTTTCAGAAACGTATTTAAGCCGTTATTTTAAAAAGCATACAGGTGAAACGCTTCAGCAATACATCACGAATTACCGAATACAATTGATTGAAAAAAGATTATTATATAGTGATATGCGTA
The nucleotide sequence above comes from Flavobacterium branchiarum. Encoded proteins:
- a CDS encoding LLM class oxidoreductase, with translation MKEELNRDFSNHIGYNRMFAENKLTIGIFLPLRFYEGNMKALEGQSDLVSLIDQKNFATVWTRDVPLFDPSFGDAGQVFDTFSYLAYLAAKTKQITLATGSLVFPLRHPVDLAKAATTIDQLSGGRLVLGIASGDRPVEYPAYGIDINTSGERFRETVSMFRSLVSSKENQVIQSSLGLIKQSSQLLPKPVSNTIPLLVTGSSKQSMDWIGEHADGWLSYPTSTATTEGVMQLKSKIENWRSRIIPNGVFRPHVTNEWIDLVDDPDYPRTPLRGGFILKTGRKGLIQLLEEWQSIGVNHAALGIQFTKRPALETIQELAEEVLPLFPTHRGTKPLSIQY
- a CDS encoding AraC family transcriptional regulator, encoding MKKKNIHAPYEILIEKVDECPLRDVEFNYFQIVYVVSGNGRQWVDNRVTPYAAGDMFLLTPMSKYSFDVDTTTEFLLIKFNNIYIHDKKIGLDNIQRLEFILNNAELNIGCVLNRQSDRQVVGTIAEIMRNEIANETIYGKDLIQQLMNTLIVLVARNMVVDLPDGIKETTDKKITKILQYIQTNIYSPNQLRIAIISEKFNFSETYLSRYFKKHTGETLQQYITNYRIQLIEKRLLYSDMRIGEIAFELGFSDETHLSKFFKKSKIMNPSLFRKKGRIK